The Gossypium hirsutum isolate 1008001.06 chromosome D03, Gossypium_hirsutum_v2.1, whole genome shotgun sequence genomic interval GTTCTTATCTTTTGCCTCTATGATATCCTGAAGATGATTTGAAAGTTAGACTGGTTTTATAAACCTGGGGTGATAATCTGCTAAGCTAGTCTTTTATTTGGCACTTGAAGTTAATTGGGTTTTTTTGGGAAGGTTGTGAGATTAGTTATTTTACATTTTCTACTGATAATGTATTTCCTGTTTTGTGTTCTTTCATTCTTGAGTTTTACCATTTGATATCAGTTTTCATGTTTCAAGGGTAATATTGGTGTCCTATAGATTGTCTAAATCATCAGTTATGGTACTTGTTGATGCTGATATGTGCTAGTAGATCAGAGATAGCGCTGGTATTTGTTTGAGTTCTTTTAAACTGATATATAACCTGTTGGGTTCTCAGAGCTAAGAGAAAATGGGTAATCTTTTCTGTTGCGTACAAGTTGGCCAGTCTACAGTAGCCATCAAGGAGAGATTTGGCAGGTTTGAGGATGTTCTTGAGCCAGGATGCCATTGCCTACCATGGTTTCTTGGAAGTCAGCTTGCCGGCCACCTGTCACTAAGATTGCAGCAGTTGGATGTTCGTTGTGAGACAAAGACTAAGGTCTATCAATTGCTTTTTTATGTTGTAGTTTTCCAGTTTATGACTCTTCTTTCTTGTATAACTCTTTAGACTTTAGGATGAAGAATTCATCCCAAAAGATCACCATTTTGTTCTtgtatttttattcttttctccAACTATAGCATATGCAGCCATGTTTGTCTTTCATCAGTTTGCAAGGGAAGGTAAAGGTGTAGGGCGGGACCGAGTGCATAATCATGAATTAATAAATTGTCAAGGAACTTCATATCACACGTAGCATACAATATTATGCCTCCCTTGTGCAGCAGAAACTAACTGGTCTTTATGGCCATCATATCAGGATAATGTATTTGTCAATGTTGTTGCATCTATTCAATACCGGGCACTGGCAGATAAGGCAAGTGATGCCTTCTACAAACTCACCGATACAAGGAAGCAGATTCAAGCCTATGTTTTTGATGGTATGATATGAAGAGTATATATTCACATTGCACGCTAATATATGAACACATGCTGCACACTTTTATTTATGTACATAAATCCAAAGTTATATGGGACATGTTTTAACATTTTTCATGTTCTGATATTCAGTTAGTTGTTCCAAATGAAGGACAGAAACtaacatttttgaatttttagttattAGGGCAAGCGTTCCAAAgctaaatttggatgatgtttttgaACAAAAAACTGAAATTGCTAAAGCTGTTGAGGAAGAACTTGAGAAGGTATTCAACTTGATTACACGTACATTGATATGtaaatatgtttttctatttctgttGACTCTTATTTCTCTTACAGGCTATGTCTGCGTATGGGTATGAGATTGCTCAAACACTTATTGTGGACATAGAACCTGATGTGCATGTGAAGCGCGCAATGAATGAAATCAATGCTGGTAAAATTTAGTACCTCTTACTTGGTTCTTACTCTTTCAAACTTGATGTTGTTTAGGACAGGCTAACTGTATACCGGATTGCCTAGCTATATTCCCCATATATGCATCAAATAAATCAAGCCACTACAGAAATATGAGAGTAACATTTGGCATAATGAAATTTTCAGCCCCAAAAAGTAAAAACTGCTGGAACTCATGAATTTGCCTTTTGACAGCCATGTTCAACTTTCTTGCCGTCTGTTATTTTCTTAATCGTTTTAGCTTTAGATTCATTAGAGTATATTACTAGGATGAATATCTATCAATTGGGTTTTAATAATGCCTCCCCTTGAATATAATTTTCTGATTGTGTTGTATTTGTAGCTGCAAGGATGAGGGTGGCAGCTAACGAGAAGGCAGAGGCAGAGAAAATTCTGCAAATCAAACGAGCTGAAGGTGAGGCCGAATCTAAGTACTTGTCAGGGCTGGGTATTGCTCGCCAGCGACAAGCTATTGTTGATGGGCTACGAGATAGTGTGCTTGGATTCTCTGTTAACGTCCCTGGGACTACTGCAAAGGATGTCATGGACATGGTCCTGGTCACCCAGTACTTTGACACCATGAAAGAAATCGGTGCTGCTTCTAAATCTTCGGCTGTGTTCATCCCTCATGGTCCTGGAGCTGTTCGTGATGTCGCCACTCAGATTCGCGAGGGACTCCTCCAGGCTGCACATCAGTAACTAATACACTTATACTGGGTTTTGCTTAAGGCCAGCatgctttgtttttcttttttccggACACTAGTTAGTTTTGGTATTTGTCTGTTTAGTTATTGGTGCCATTTTGTTTAGCTGTggttgcttcttcttttttttatatttttttgtatatatggtatggCCCTGAAAGGGGTTGTGAAGAACATTGGGTGCATAGTTTTCTATAAAGTAGA includes:
- the LOC107949841 gene encoding hypersensitive-induced reaction 1 protein, producing the protein MGNLFCCVQVGQSTVAIKERFGRFEDVLEPGCHCLPWFLGSQLAGHLSLRLQQLDVRCETKTKDNVFVNVVASIQYRALADKASDAFYKLTDTRKQIQAYVFDVIRASVPKLNLDDVFEQKTEIAKAVEEELEKAMSAYGYEIAQTLIVDIEPDVHVKRAMNEINAAARMRVAANEKAEAEKILQIKRAEGEAESKYLSGLGIARQRQAIVDGLRDSVLGFSVNVPGTTAKDVMDMVLVTQYFDTMKEIGAASKSSAVFIPHGPGAVRDVATQIREGLLQAAHQ